A genomic segment from Bryobacteraceae bacterium encodes:
- a CDS encoding carboxypeptidase regulatory-like domain-containing protein — MVRPYFPVVLFLAAALWAQSDANKGQISGTVFDANQAVVPNAGVKVKNTATGLEREMKTGETGQFRAVLLDPGPYTVTANAQGFAESTVEGLQVAVGTTLGIDIVLQVQATTTVVEVGASLLNLDMPVPSTTVGNNAITNLPINGRRFQDFAQLTPTVQVDPQRGQLSFAGQRGINSNIMLDGADYNQPFFGGIRGGERSNAIITVPQSAIQEFQVVTTGYTAEYGRSTGGVLNTITKSGTNNFHGDAFYQIRHKELGKQDPVQSISSLETLHQYGGSAGGPIRADRLFVFGAFEGQQSSTPRQVLFSQLIGRAPTAATQEAFDFFNSEQRPFPQTNDALAFTGRADHQSESGSRLTLRYNFSDATANNAVSVGGGLSPFTNRAFSNDGIEKDRIHNGAAQYTRLISPTLFNDLRIGASYEERPRLSNSATPQVSSTVGTFGARNFLPTVQDDKRIQFNDALSWSRGPHTLKLGFDYNYITTFQTFGFNQFGAFSIAGSNVDTVLDILSTGGAVANRFDDPSVTYSRQLGNLEAQFNMHQAAAYAQDSWRVNGRLTFDLGFRWEGQWNPAADSNNDAVVSQIKGFRFPNGMTVDPTKIRDNTAQFMPRFGFAWTPTAGSRRTVVRGHTGLFYASTPLIVFAGPTNNFRLPPGDVSITLAPVNGRSVYQQLLAVGVDLNETALGQLPVIPVETVQRASALALGGNARDPFAGIGVLAAASDFQNPRAFQAGLGVDHEVFSNFLVGAQFNLVNTVHLQRNQDYNLPAPTLRATDGRLNYGLRSGARRPLPNLGSITVRASSARSMYRGLTLSAQYRTRKIQFGGFYTRSQNYSEDDTERDASGFNYDDPSNFHADYGYSRNDIRNQWTSYFVYSLPFGFDISGIFRARSGLPVNPTTGSDSNEEFGNNDRPMSAPGQRLERNSFRNRAVYNDDLRILKNFPLGGDTRKVQFSVEFFNLFNIDNVVYSGANGGLFGGVYGPGINPANGQAVAQDPRFLRLRLPDGSYDRNNAQVGTPLQVQLGLRLFF, encoded by the coding sequence ATGGTTCGCCCCTATTTTCCAGTTGTCCTCTTCCTCGCCGCCGCCCTTTGGGCTCAATCGGATGCAAACAAAGGCCAGATATCCGGCACGGTCTTCGACGCCAATCAGGCGGTGGTGCCGAATGCCGGGGTAAAGGTGAAAAACACCGCGACGGGGCTGGAGCGTGAAATGAAGACCGGCGAGACCGGGCAGTTCCGAGCCGTGCTGCTCGACCCGGGCCCCTACACCGTGACGGCGAACGCGCAGGGCTTCGCTGAAAGCACGGTCGAGGGGCTCCAGGTGGCGGTGGGGACAACGCTTGGCATCGACATCGTGCTGCAGGTTCAAGCGACCACTACTGTCGTCGAGGTCGGCGCGTCGCTGTTGAACCTGGATATGCCCGTGCCGTCCACCACCGTCGGCAACAACGCGATCACGAACCTGCCGATCAACGGCCGCCGCTTCCAGGATTTCGCGCAGCTCACGCCCACCGTGCAGGTGGACCCGCAGCGCGGCCAGCTTTCCTTCGCCGGCCAGCGCGGCATCAACTCAAACATCATGCTCGATGGGGCCGACTACAATCAGCCATTCTTCGGCGGCATCCGCGGCGGGGAACGATCGAATGCGATCATCACGGTCCCGCAGAGCGCGATCCAGGAGTTCCAGGTGGTCACCACCGGCTATACGGCGGAATACGGCCGCTCCACCGGCGGCGTGCTGAACACGATCACCAAGTCCGGCACGAACAACTTCCATGGCGACGCGTTCTACCAGATCCGCCACAAGGAGCTGGGCAAGCAGGACCCGGTGCAGTCGATCTCGTCGCTCGAGACACTGCACCAGTACGGTGGCTCGGCGGGCGGTCCCATTCGCGCCGATCGTCTCTTCGTATTCGGCGCCTTCGAGGGGCAGCAGTCCTCCACGCCCCGGCAGGTGCTCTTCAGCCAGTTGATTGGCCGCGCTCCCACCGCCGCCACGCAGGAAGCCTTCGACTTTTTCAACTCCGAGCAGCGCCCCTTTCCGCAGACCAACGACGCGCTGGCGTTCACCGGACGCGCCGACCATCAATCCGAATCCGGCAGCCGGCTGACGCTACGCTACAACTTCTCCGACGCCACGGCGAACAACGCGGTATCGGTAGGCGGCGGGCTGAGCCCGTTCACCAATCGCGCCTTCTCGAACGACGGGATCGAGAAGGACCGCATCCACAACGGCGCCGCGCAGTACACGCGGCTGATCTCGCCGACGCTGTTCAACGACTTGCGGATCGGCGCGAGCTACGAAGAACGGCCGCGGCTTTCCAATTCGGCCACGCCGCAGGTGTCGAGCACGGTGGGCACGTTCGGCGCGCGGAACTTCCTGCCCACGGTGCAGGACGACAAGCGCATCCAGTTCAACGACGCGCTGAGTTGGAGTCGCGGCCCGCATACGCTTAAGCTGGGCTTCGACTACAACTACATCACCACCTTCCAGACATTCGGTTTCAACCAGTTCGGCGCGTTCTCGATCGCCGGTTCGAACGTCGATACGGTGCTCGATATTCTCTCGACCGGCGGAGCAGTGGCCAACCGCTTCGACGATCCGTCGGTGACCTACTCGCGGCAGCTCGGCAATCTGGAAGCGCAGTTCAACATGCATCAGGCCGCCGCCTATGCGCAGGATAGCTGGCGGGTGAACGGCCGGCTGACGTTCGATCTCGGCTTCCGCTGGGAGGGGCAATGGAACCCGGCCGCGGACTCGAACAACGACGCGGTGGTGAGCCAGATCAAAGGCTTCCGATTCCCGAACGGGATGACCGTGGATCCGACGAAGATCCGCGACAACACGGCGCAGTTCATGCCGCGCTTCGGTTTCGCATGGACGCCCACAGCGGGCTCGCGGCGCACGGTCGTTCGTGGACACACGGGTCTGTTCTACGCGTCAACTCCGCTCATCGTCTTCGCCGGCCCGACGAATAACTTCCGGCTGCCGCCCGGCGACGTAAGCATCACGCTGGCGCCGGTGAACGGCCGCAGCGTATACCAGCAACTGCTGGCCGTAGGCGTGGACCTGAACGAGACCGCGCTCGGGCAGCTGCCGGTTATCCCGGTGGAGACGGTGCAACGCGCCTCGGCGCTGGCGCTAGGCGGCAACGCCCGCGACCCGTTCGCCGGCATCGGCGTGCTTGCCGCGGCGTCGGATTTTCAGAATCCGCGGGCTTTCCAGGCTGGGCTTGGCGTTGACCACGAGGTATTCAGCAACTTCCTCGTCGGGGCGCAGTTCAATCTTGTCAATACGGTGCATCTGCAGCGCAACCAGGACTACAATCTTCCGGCTCCGACACTGCGCGCCACCGATGGTCGCCTCAATTACGGTCTACGGAGCGGCGCGCGCCGTCCGCTGCCGAACCTCGGCTCGATTACCGTGCGCGCCTCTTCGGCCCGTTCCATGTATCGCGGCCTTACGTTGTCGGCGCAATACCGGACTCGAAAGATTCAGTTCGGAGGTTTCTACACCCGGAGCCAGAATTATTCCGAAGACGACACGGAACGCGACGCCAGCGGCTTTAACTACGACGATCCTTCCAACTTCCACGCGGACTATGGGTACTCGCGTAACGACATCCGCAATCAGTGGACCAGCTACTTCGTCTATTCGCTGCCATTCGGGTTCGATATCTCGGGAATTTTCCGCGCCCGCAGCGGGCTGCCGGTGAACCCGACCACCGGCTCCGACAGCAACGAAGAGTTCGGCAACAATGACCGTCCGATGTCGGCGCCGGGTCAGCGGCTGGAGCGCAACTCGTTCCGAAATCGAGCGGTGTACAACGACGACCTGCGGATCCTCAAGAACTTCCCGCTGGGCGGGGACACGCGCAAGGTGCAATTTTCGGTGGAGTTCTTCAACCTGTTCAACATCGACAACGTGGTTTACAGCGGCGCCAACGGCGGACTCTTCGGCGGTGTCTACGGACCCGGGATCAACCCCGCCAACGGACAGGCCGTCGCGCAGGACCCCCGCTTTCTGCGGCTCCGGCTCCCGGACGGCAGCTACGATCGCAACAACGCTCAGGTGGGAACGCCGTTGCAGGTGCAGCTAGGGCTGCGTCTTTTCTTCTGA
- a CDS encoding trypsin-like peptidase domain-containing protein — MITGAAGFAQTPVELASAEPVSVEGRFFDRGKSVPAHRAASSLEVPGIAARLGDSRDLTLPAIAPDAASAPEGYAHFGKVAVGRVRDLPWDAGEGGEWVTLPDGRALWRLGIRATGARMLRVHFDKVHLGEGKLFLYSDPEQAQQFTGGGLFGDGEFWAGATAGERVQVEYMPADGLRAETLPFRIAGITHIWEDMAAPLTPEGPLALAPRGAPEAGGSTLSLAKAGPGREVAACHLDVSCFPEWRQAASGVARFLFVDGPVVSACSGALINSRSNSGKPLFLTADHCVSSDTVARTVEANFFYETAACGGDAPDFSKVENVLGASYLDSDNVPYGDYSLLQLSAAPAKAFFFGWTTTEPELGAKLVGIHHPAASFKRISFGERVKDEGIVVGGELQAEYAPGDKYYAVHLTEGKAQGGSSGSPLINENRQVVGILSAGPSYSPIPEEQDRLLCEAPRLVVYYGRLVAGYAALEPWLEDLRSARIAFPRPGATLPADKVDFRWSAGVGAREYRILVGRSLGSSEILDRSTGIATNAAVDNLPRDGRAVYVRLLTRLDSGWEAADATFIADSGDRVEAATLVSPAANSTITQSRVEFRWTEGVKVDEYRLEVGTSLGGGDIFGANTGKKTSATVENIALDGAPLHARLWSYVGGEWLKRDYVIGRADANRKTVVLSIANRLAAAVIIEVNERSVASIAAGVTEPVAVPRGASVRWTALQPARPDTGGRLGEAFGDTIAVPEDRGAADVEITNVVKGQAWYAPTVTNNTRLPKLLEVNGVRLHLTLGRGQTLPLGYYRWSPEASVRGYSDIAGYAGTVDILRGFQESMAPGSGAVALEFR; from the coding sequence GTGATCACTGGAGCCGCGGGCTTCGCGCAGACGCCGGTAGAGCTGGCATCGGCCGAGCCCGTTTCCGTCGAGGGCCGGTTCTTCGACCGTGGGAAGTCGGTTCCGGCCCACCGCGCCGCCTCGTCTCTCGAGGTGCCTGGGATCGCCGCTCGGCTCGGCGACTCGCGCGACCTGACGCTGCCGGCCATCGCGCCGGATGCGGCGTCGGCGCCGGAAGGCTACGCGCACTTCGGAAAGGTCGCGGTGGGCCGTGTCCGCGATCTCCCCTGGGACGCCGGCGAAGGTGGCGAGTGGGTCACTTTGCCGGACGGCCGCGCATTGTGGCGATTGGGGATTCGCGCCACGGGCGCACGCATGCTGCGAGTCCACTTCGATAAGGTCCATCTGGGCGAGGGCAAGCTATTTCTATACAGCGACCCGGAACAGGCGCAGCAATTCACAGGCGGCGGGCTGTTCGGCGACGGCGAGTTCTGGGCCGGGGCGACGGCGGGCGAGCGGGTGCAGGTTGAGTACATGCCCGCGGACGGTCTCCGCGCCGAGACGCTGCCGTTTCGCATCGCCGGGATTACGCATATCTGGGAAGACATGGCGGCGCCGTTGACGCCCGAGGGTCCGCTGGCGCTTGCGCCGCGTGGGGCGCCGGAGGCGGGCGGCTCGACGTTGAGCCTCGCCAAGGCCGGGCCGGGCAGGGAAGTGGCCGCCTGCCATCTCGACGTGAGCTGTTTCCCGGAATGGCGCCAGGCGGCCTCGGGCGTGGCGCGGTTTCTGTTCGTGGACGGGCCTGTCGTCTCGGCCTGCAGCGGAGCGCTGATCAACTCCCGCAGCAACTCGGGCAAACCGTTGTTCCTCACCGCGGATCACTGCGTTTCGAGCGACACCGTGGCGCGGACGGTGGAAGCGAACTTCTTCTACGAAACGGCGGCCTGCGGCGGGGACGCGCCGGACTTTTCGAAAGTCGAGAATGTGTTGGGCGCGTCGTACCTCGACAGCGACAACGTGCCCTATGGCGACTACTCGCTGCTGCAGTTGAGCGCCGCGCCGGCGAAGGCGTTTTTCTTCGGCTGGACGACCACCGAGCCCGAGCTCGGCGCCAAGCTCGTCGGCATCCACCATCCCGCGGCGTCGTTCAAGCGCATCAGCTTCGGGGAGCGTGTGAAGGACGAAGGGATTGTGGTGGGCGGCGAATTGCAGGCCGAGTACGCGCCGGGCGACAAGTACTACGCGGTTCACCTGACGGAAGGCAAGGCGCAGGGCGGATCTTCCGGGTCGCCGCTGATCAATGAGAACCGGCAGGTCGTCGGTATCCTGAGCGCGGGGCCTTCCTATTCGCCGATCCCGGAAGAGCAGGACCGGCTGCTGTGCGAAGCGCCGCGGCTGGTGGTCTACTACGGACGCCTCGTGGCCGGCTACGCGGCGCTCGAGCCGTGGCTCGAAGATCTGCGATCGGCACGAATCGCTTTCCCGCGTCCAGGCGCGACGCTTCCGGCCGACAAGGTCGACTTCCGTTGGAGCGCAGGAGTGGGCGCGCGGGAATACCGGATTCTCGTGGGACGCTCGCTCGGATCGAGCGAGATCCTGGACCGGTCCACCGGCATCGCGACGAATGCGGCTGTCGACAACCTGCCGCGAGACGGGCGCGCCGTCTACGTGCGCCTTCTTACGCGGCTCGACTCGGGTTGGGAAGCCGCCGACGCCACCTTCATCGCCGACAGCGGCGACCGTGTGGAGGCGGCGACGCTGGTCTCTCCGGCCGCGAACTCGACGATCACGCAGTCTAGGGTGGAGTTCCGGTGGACCGAGGGAGTGAAGGTGGACGAATACCGGCTGGAGGTGGGCACGTCGCTCGGCGGCGGCGATATCTTCGGGGCGAATACCGGCAAGAAGACTAGCGCGACGGTGGAAAACATCGCGCTCGACGGGGCGCCGCTACACGCGCGGCTGTGGTCCTACGTCGGCGGGGAATGGCTGAAGCGGGATTACGTCATCGGGCGGGCGGATGCGAACCGCAAGACCGTGGTCCTCAGCATCGCCAACCGGCTGGCCGCGGCGGTGATCATCGAAGTGAATGAGCGGTCCGTGGCGAGCATCGCGGCCGGAGTTACCGAACCGGTCGCCGTGCCGCGCGGCGCCAGCGTGAGGTGGACCGCATTGCAACCCGCGCGTCCGGATACTGGTGGCAGGCTCGGTGAGGCTTTCGGAGATACGATCGCGGTTCCGGAGGATCGGGGCGCGGCGGACGTCGAGATCACCAACGTCGTCAAAGGCCAAGCGTGGTACGCGCCGACCGTCACGAACAACACGCGGCTTCCGAAGCTGCTCGAAGTCAACGGCGTGCGGCTTCACCTCACCCTGGGCCGGGGACAAACGCTCCCGCTCGGCTACTACCGGTGGAGCCCGGAGGCTTCGGTGCGCGGCTACTCCGACATCGCCGGATACGCGGGCACCGTCGACATTCTGCGTGGATTCCAGGAGTCGATGGCGCCCGGTTCTGGCGCTGTTGCTCTCGAGTTTCGCTAG